The following coding sequences are from one Hymenobacter sp. DG25A window:
- a CDS encoding PglZ domain-containing protein: MQRYSILWADDEIDLLKPHILFLQDKGYDVTGVNSGADAIEQIQEQNYDIVFLDENMPGLTGLETLSEIKTIKPTVPVVMITKSEEEHIMEEAIGSKIADYLIKPVNPNQILLAVKKVLDNKRLVSEKTNTGYQRDFRQLGMQLSDRLSAQEWADVYKKLVYWELEINETEGKSMAEVFNMQKDEANSYFGRFITENYEDWVNGDKDAPLMSHQLFKERVFPLLKETGDTPVYFLLIDNLRYDQWKVLEPIIAEMFTVDSEETYYSILPTTTAYARNAIFSGMMPGEIQKKYPNLWVWDDDDEGKNMNEAEFMEIMFQTANQKHKFSYHKVTNLQAGKDLLGKMSNLHNNYKLNAIVYNFVDMLSHARTDMAMIRELAADESAYRSITRSWFLHSPLYEMLQVIAEKKGKLIITTDHGTIRVKRPYKIVGDRNTNTNLRYKHGKNLGFDESRDVFVVRKPERVFLPRENVSTAYVFTVGDYFFAYPNNYNYYVNYYKDTFQHGGISLEECIIPYVTLSPKG; this comes from the coding sequence ATGCAACGTTACAGCATCCTCTGGGCCGACGACGAAATCGACCTGCTGAAACCCCACATTCTCTTTCTACAGGACAAAGGCTACGACGTAACCGGCGTGAACAGTGGCGCCGATGCCATTGAGCAGATTCAGGAACAGAACTACGACATCGTATTTCTGGACGAGAATATGCCCGGCCTCACCGGCTTGGAAACCCTCTCCGAAATCAAGACCATTAAGCCTACCGTGCCCGTGGTTATGATTACCAAGAGCGAGGAAGAGCATATCATGGAAGAGGCCATCGGCTCCAAAATTGCCGATTACCTTATCAAGCCCGTGAATCCTAACCAGATTCTGCTGGCCGTAAAGAAGGTGCTGGACAACAAGCGCCTGGTGTCTGAAAAGACCAACACCGGCTACCAGCGCGACTTCCGCCAGCTGGGCATGCAGCTCTCCGACCGCCTCTCGGCGCAGGAGTGGGCTGATGTGTACAAGAAGCTGGTGTACTGGGAGCTGGAAATCAATGAGACTGAAGGCAAAAGTATGGCCGAGGTCTTCAACATGCAGAAGGACGAGGCCAACTCCTACTTCGGCCGCTTCATCACGGAGAACTACGAAGACTGGGTGAACGGCGACAAGGATGCCCCGCTCATGTCGCATCAGCTCTTTAAGGAGCGCGTGTTCCCGCTGCTGAAGGAAACCGGCGACACGCCCGTGTACTTCCTGCTGATTGACAACCTGCGCTACGACCAGTGGAAGGTGCTGGAGCCCATTATTGCCGAAATGTTCACGGTAGACTCCGAGGAAACCTACTACAGCATTCTGCCCACCACCACGGCCTACGCCCGTAACGCCATTTTCTCAGGCATGATGCCCGGCGAAATCCAGAAGAAATATCCCAACCTATGGGTGTGGGACGATGACGACGAAGGTAAAAACATGAACGAGGCCGAGTTCATGGAAATCATGTTCCAGACGGCCAACCAGAAGCACAAGTTCAGCTACCACAAGGTAACCAACCTGCAGGCCGGCAAGGATTTGCTGGGCAAGATGTCCAACCTGCACAACAACTATAAGCTGAACGCCATTGTCTACAATTTCGTGGACATGCTCTCCCACGCCCGCACCGACATGGCCATGATTCGGGAGCTGGCCGCCGATGAATCGGCGTACCGCAGCATCACCCGCTCCTGGTTCCTGCACTCGCCGCTGTATGAGATGCTGCAGGTTATTGCCGAGAAAAAGGGCAAGCTCATCATCACCACCGACCACGGCACCATCCGCGTAAAACGCCCCTACAAAATTGTGGGCGACCGGAACACCAACACCAACCTGCGCTACAAGCACGGCAAAAACCTAGGCTTCGATGAAAGCCGTGACGTATTTGTGGTGCGCAAGCCGGAGCGTGTATTTCTGCCCCGCGAAAACGTAAGCACCGCCTACGTCTTCACCGTCGGCGACTATTTCTTCGCCTACCCCAACAACTACAACTACTACGTGAACTACTACAAGGACACGTTTCAGCACGGCGGCATCTCCCTGGAGGAATGCATTATCCCGTATGTAACGCTGAGCCCGAAGGGGTAG
- a CDS encoding HD domain-containing protein, whose product MNKKKIFNDPVYGFVTIPTELLFDLIEHSYFQRLRRIQQLGLTAFVYPGALHTRFHHALGAMHLMTLALRTLKDKGIKISAKEGEAAMAAILLHDIGHGPLSHALERSIFHEVHHEELSLHLMRKLNVEFNGALDLAIEIFRGTYSRPFFHQLVSSQLDMDRLDYLNRDSFYTGVQEGRPGADRLIKMLTVVDERLVLEEKAVYSIENFLVSRRLMYWQVYLHKTVTSAEQMIIRIMQHARDLVRSGVEVPATPNLHFFLSRNVSQKEFEADDTILRRFTRLDDTDVWSAIKLWADHPDKVLNYLAQSMLDRHLFKIQLQTEPFDEDFQLGIVELIAEHFQLPPASAAQLMLTGRISNNAYDADGQDTIDVLTKRGSVINVAEASDLPNIKALGQRVEKHYICYPKEIL is encoded by the coding sequence ATGAATAAAAAGAAAATCTTCAACGACCCGGTGTACGGCTTTGTCACCATCCCCACCGAGTTGTTGTTCGACCTGATTGAGCATTCCTACTTTCAGCGGCTGCGGCGCATTCAGCAGCTCGGCCTTACCGCCTTTGTATACCCGGGCGCCCTGCATACGCGCTTCCACCACGCGCTGGGTGCTATGCACCTCATGACGCTGGCCCTGCGCACGCTCAAGGACAAGGGCATCAAAATTTCGGCGAAAGAAGGTGAGGCCGCCATGGCCGCCATTCTGCTGCATGATATCGGCCACGGGCCCCTCTCCCACGCCCTGGAGCGCAGCATTTTCCATGAAGTGCACCACGAGGAGCTTAGCCTGCACCTGATGCGCAAGCTGAACGTGGAGTTTAACGGGGCGCTGGATCTGGCCATTGAAATCTTCCGGGGCACCTATTCCCGCCCGTTCTTCCATCAGCTGGTGAGCAGCCAGCTGGACATGGACCGCCTCGATTATCTAAACCGTGACTCTTTCTACACCGGCGTGCAGGAAGGCCGCCCCGGCGCCGACCGCCTTATCAAAATGCTGACGGTGGTGGACGAGCGGCTGGTGCTGGAAGAAAAAGCCGTGTACAGCATCGAGAACTTCCTGGTGAGTCGCCGCCTGATGTACTGGCAGGTGTACCTGCACAAAACGGTTACCTCGGCCGAGCAGATGATTATCCGCATCATGCAGCACGCCCGGGACTTGGTGCGCTCCGGCGTAGAGGTGCCGGCCACGCCCAATTTGCATTTCTTTCTCTCCCGCAACGTCAGCCAAAAGGAGTTTGAGGCCGATGACACCATTCTGCGCCGCTTTACCCGCCTGGACGATACCGACGTGTGGAGCGCCATTAAGCTCTGGGCCGACCACCCCGATAAGGTGCTGAACTACCTGGCCCAAAGCATGCTGGACCGGCACCTGTTCAAGATTCAGCTGCAAACCGAGCCGTTTGACGAAGATTTCCAGCTGGGCATTGTGGAGCTGATTGCCGAGCATTTCCAGCTGCCCCCGGCCTCTGCCGCCCAGCTTATGCTCACCGGCCGCATCAGCAACAACGCCTACGATGCCGATGGCCAGGACACGATTGA